The sequence CTTCCATTCGGCATTTGGCAATCGGCATTCGGCATTGAACTAAGCTGCCGTCTTCTTCTCCAGATACGCGACGATGTCCTGCACGCTGAACAGATCGGCGATCAGGGCGACGTCGCGGGTTTGTTCCAGTTCGCTCAGATCAGCGTTGGGCATCCGGCGGCGCACCTCGGCCATGCCGGCGTCGTTAAGCTTGTTGTCCTGCACGAACGCGGGGTCGAGCTGTTCGGGGAACAGTTCACCGCGCGGAATCTTGATGTTGAAGGCCTTTTCCAGGCGGAAGACGATGTCGAGGAAGTCGATGCTCTCGGCACCAAGGTCGCCGCGCAGGGTGGCGGTGGGGGTTACGTCCTCGTCGTCCACGCCCAGCGCGTCGACCAGCACGTCCTGAACCTTCTCGAAAATTTCGTCGTGCGAAAGAGCCATCGTCGTATCTCCTGTTTCTTCCAGCAATTACTGGGAGATGCCCGTTGCGGTCAGCATCTGCCAGCGATGTTTGTTGTGTTCGGTGATCTTCGCGTCCAACTCGGCTAGGCCGGCGTTCTTGTCGGCCAGGTTGAAGTAGCTCAGTTCGATCTTGGCCACGAAGGCCTGTTCGGGCCCGACGGTGCCGGTGGCCTTGAAGATGGCGCCGGCGTCGGTTGGCTTCGACAGCTCGACGTCGAGCCGTAGAAAATTGCCCGGGGCCACGAAGTGGCCGTACTTCACGTTGCGGGCTTCCTTCAAGACCGCTACCGCCT is a genomic window of Tepidisphaeraceae bacterium containing:
- a CDS encoding acyl carrier protein is translated as MALSHDEIFEKVQDVLVDALGVDDEDVTPTATLRGDLGAESIDFLDIVFRLEKAFNIKIPRGELFPEQLDPAFVQDNKLNDAGMAEVRRRMPNADLSELEQTRDVALIADLFSVQDIVAYLEKKTAA